A single region of the Rhodospirillales bacterium genome encodes:
- the rplR gene encoding 50S ribosomal protein L18, which translates to MKRLNANTKRKFGTRKKLRNVNINQNAVREIRPRLSVHRTNKQVYAQVIDDLKGVTVAAASSLDKELKLKNGGNAEAAQAVGKLLAERAKKAGVKKVQFDRGEFLYHGRVKALAEGAREGGVDF; encoded by the coding sequence ATGAAACGTTTAAACGCAAATACAAAAAGAAAATTCGGAACGCGCAAAAAGCTGCGGAACGTGAATATCAACCAGAATGCCGTGCGTGAAATTCGCCCGCGCCTGTCCGTGCACCGCACGAACAAGCAGGTCTACGCGCAGGTGATCGATGACCTGAAAGGGGTGACCGTCGCGGCGGCTTCCAGCCTGGACAAGGAGTTGAAGCTGAAAAACGGCGGCAATGCCGAAGCTGCGCAGGCGGTCGGAAAGCTTCTGGCGGAGCGCGCGAAAAAAGCGGGCGTGAAGAAGGTTCAGTTTGACCGCGGTGAATTTTTGTATCATGGCCGGGTGAAAGCCCTGGCAGAGGGCGCCCGTGAAGGCGGCGTGGATTTTTAA
- the rplQ gene encoding 50S ribosomal protein L17: MKHGVKQRKLNRKSPHRQAMFANMAAALVKHEQITTTLPKAKELRPLVEKLITWGKKARANPENALANRREVMSRLRDQTQTRKIFDTLAERYEGREGGYCRIMKAGFRYGDNAPMAVIELVDRDESAKGQDSGPVFDEDGEEITAEAPVEEKPRAKKKKTA; encoded by the coding sequence ATGAAACACGGCGTTAAACAAAGAAAACTGAACCGGAAAAGCCCTCACCGGCAGGCGATGTTCGCGAATATGGCGGCGGCGCTGGTAAAGCACGAGCAGATCACGACGACCCTGCCCAAAGCCAAAGAGCTTCGTCCTCTTGTTGAAAAGCTCATTACATGGGGCAAAAAGGCGCGGGCCAACCCGGAAAACGCGCTGGCAAACCGCCGTGAGGTGATGTCCAGACTGCGGGATCAAACGCAGACCCGCAAGATCTTCGATACGCTGGCCGAACGGTATGAAGGCCGCGAAGGCGGCTATTGCCGGATCATGAAAGCCGGTTTCCGCTACGGCGACAATGCGCCGATGGCCGTTATTGAGCTGGTGGACCGCGATGAAAGCGCCAAAGGTCAGGACAGCGGCCCTGTCTTTGATGAAGACGGTGAGGAAATCACCGCCGAAGCGCCTGTCGAAGAAAAGCCAAGAGCCAAGAAAAAGAAAACGGCTTAA
- the rpsM gene encoding 30S ribosomal protein S13, whose amino-acid sequence MARIAGVNIPDRKRVTIALTYIHGIGRQKARDICEEAGVSTARRMNDLSEDELNNIRAIIDSGKYIIEGELRREVSMNIKRLMDMACYRGLRHRKHLPVRGQRTRTNARTRKGPARPIAGKKQVTK is encoded by the coding sequence ATGGCCCGTATAGCAGGGGTAAATATTCCTGACCGCAAGCGCGTCACAATCGCACTGACCTATATCCACGGGATAGGCCGGCAAAAAGCGCGGGATATTTGTGAAGAAGCAGGCGTCAGCACAGCCCGCCGCATGAACGATTTAAGCGAAGACGAACTGAACAATATTCGCGCGATCATCGATTCCGGCAAATATATAATTGAAGGGGAGCTTCGCCGCGAAGTGTCCATGAATATCAAGCGTTTGATGGATATGGCCTGTTATCGGGGCCTGCGCCATCGTAAACACCTTCCTGTCCGCGGCCAGCGTACGCGCACCAACGCCCGGACCCGTAAAGGTCCCGCGAGGCCGATCGCCGGTAAAAAACAGGTTACGAAGTAA
- a CDS encoding adenylate kinase, with the protein MNIILIGPPGAGKGTQAAFIQDKYGLKQLSTGDMLRAEVSAGSELGKKAKAIMDRGELVSDEIIVDMIAARLEQPDCASGAIFDGFPRTVDQAQALDAMLEDKGKPLSAVIQIIVDEDELVGRLNTRIRQAKEAGQEVRADDNEETLRKRLEVYRNQTAPIIPYYEAVGIMSKVDGMAPIDDVSEQIDGFLKAAQAA; encoded by the coding sequence ATGAATATTATTCTGATTGGCCCGCCGGGGGCCGGAAAAGGCACGCAGGCTGCTTTTATACAGGACAAATACGGGCTGAAGCAGCTTTCGACCGGCGATATGCTCCGTGCGGAAGTCTCCGCCGGGTCCGAGCTTGGGAAAAAAGCCAAGGCCATCATGGATCGCGGGGAACTGGTTTCCGATGAAATTATCGTCGATATGATCGCGGCGCGGCTGGAACAGCCGGATTGCGCGAGCGGCGCTATTTTTGACGGTTTTCCCCGCACGGTCGATCAGGCGCAGGCGCTGGACGCCATGCTGGAGGATAAGGGAAAGCCCTTAAGCGCCGTGATCCAGATCATCGTGGATGAAGACGAACTCGTCGGACGGCTCAATACCCGTATCCGTCAGGCCAAGGAAGCCGGTCAGGAAGTCCGGGCGGACGATAACGAAGAAACGCTGCGCAAGCGCCTTGAGGTGTATCGTAACCAGACCGCGCCGATTATCCCTTATTACGAGGCAGTGGGGATTATGAGCAAGGTGGACGGCATGGCGCCGATTGACGATGTTTCCGAACAAATCGACGGATTTTTGAAAGCGGCGCAGGCGGCGTAA
- the rpmD gene encoding 50S ribosomal protein L30, whose product MAEEKKTTKKATPAASKKAAPKKAAAKKPAAKKAAGKTVTVTQTGSSIGRYDYQKATLVGLGLGRIGRTKTLEDTPSVRGMINKVSHLIKVDDAA is encoded by the coding sequence ATGGCTGAAGAAAAGAAAACAACCAAAAAGGCGACGCCGGCGGCTTCCAAAAAAGCAGCGCCTAAAAAGGCTGCAGCGAAAAAACCGGCGGCAAAAAAAGCAGCCGGTAAAACCGTAACGGTGACACAGACAGGGTCTTCGATAGGCCGTTATGACTATCAGAAGGCCACGCTTGTCGGTTTGGGGCTGGGGAGAATCGGGCGGACAAAAACGCTGGAAGATACGCCGTCTGTGCGCGGAATGATTAACAAAGTCAGCCACTTGATCAAAGTGGATGACGCGGCTTAA
- the rpsE gene encoding 30S ribosomal protein S5 gives MARAEERHHNEESEFHEKLVAVNRVAKVVKGGRRFGFAALVVVGDGKGRVGSGHGKAKEVPEAIRKATEAAKRSMIRVPLRDGRTLHHDVEGIFGAGKIHLRSAPSGTGVIAGGPLRAIFDALGVQDVVAKSLGSSNPYNMVKATLEALKTMQSPRQIAARRGKKVSEVVAQREISRPSGEMSGETATAEDKA, from the coding sequence ATGGCAAGAGCTGAAGAAAGACACCACAACGAAGAGAGCGAGTTTCATGAGAAACTTGTCGCGGTAAACCGTGTGGCCAAAGTGGTCAAAGGGGGTCGCCGTTTCGGTTTTGCCGCTTTGGTGGTTGTCGGGGACGGAAAAGGCCGTGTGGGCTCAGGCCACGGAAAAGCCAAGGAAGTGCCGGAAGCGATTCGGAAGGCAACGGAAGCGGCAAAGCGCAGCATGATCCGCGTGCCGCTGCGGGACGGCCGGACCCTTCACCATGACGTTGAGGGGATCTTCGGCGCCGGAAAAATCCATCTGCGCAGCGCTCCGAGCGGAACAGGCGTTATCGCTGGCGGTCCTTTGCGGGCGATTTTCGATGCGCTGGGCGTGCAGGACGTGGTGGCCAAATCGCTCGGTTCCAGCAATCCTTACAACATGGTGAAAGCGACTCTGGAAGCTCTGAAAACGATGCAGAGCCCGCGCCAGATTGCGGCGCGGCGCGGCAAAAAAGTGAGCGAAGTGGTTGCGCAACGTGAAATCTCTCGTCCCAGCGGCGAGATGAGCGGCGAAACGGCAACGGCTGAAGACAAAGCGTAG
- the rplF gene encoding 50S ribosomal protein L6 — MSRIGNKPVAVPEGVTLDVSGQNVKAKGPKGELSLRVHDEVSVKMEDGAAVFAPRSRSLQAKKLFPTMRTLVNNLVVGVTEGYTKNLEIQGVGYRANMQGNKIVMQLGFSHDVEYEIPQGVQVAVDKQTLISVSGIDKQLVGQVAAKIRGYKPPEPYKGKGIRYKDEYVLRKEGKKK; from the coding sequence ATGTCACGTATTGGAAATAAACCTGTTGCGGTTCCGGAAGGCGTCACGCTGGACGTGTCCGGCCAGAATGTGAAAGCAAAGGGCCCGAAAGGGGAACTCAGTCTGCGGGTGCATGACGAGGTGTCCGTGAAGATGGAAGACGGCGCAGCCGTTTTCGCGCCGCGTTCCAGATCCCTGCAGGCCAAAAAACTGTTTCCGACCATGCGGACGCTGGTGAACAACCTTGTGGTGGGCGTGACGGAGGGATATACAAAAAACCTCGAAATTCAGGGGGTCGGTTACCGGGCCAATATGCAGGGCAACAAGATCGTGATGCAGCTTGGTTTCAGCCATGACGTGGAGTATGAAATTCCCCAAGGCGTCCAGGTGGCCGTCGATAAACAAACCCTCATCAGCGTGAGCGGAATCGACAAACAGCTGGTCGGGCAGGTGGCCGCGAAAATCCGCGGTTACAAACCGCCGGAGCCATATAAGGGAAAAGGTATTCGCTATAAAGACGAATATGTTTTGCGCAAAGAGGGTAAGAAGAAGTAA
- the secY gene encoding preprotein translocase subunit SecY, producing MTSAIEQLAKNANWGAFSKATELKQRIMFVLGALLVYRLGTYIPVPGIDPVIWEEIYSQKGGGILDMFNMFSGGALQRMTIFALNIMPYISASIIMQLGTAMSPKLEALKKEGESGRVKINQYTRFLTVILAAIQSYGLAVGLEGMQSSSGAAVIDPGIFFRLSTVITIVGGTVFLMWLGEQITQRGVGNGISLIIFAGIVAGMPRAIGSTLELGRQGQFNLLELLFLVGMVIGAISLIVFMERAQRRVVVQYPKRQMGNQMQMGQQNHIPLKLNTSGVIPPIFASSLLLLPLTIVGFTGTEGGDITATIARFLQHGQPVYMLLYGGLILFFAFFYTAIVFNPEENAEMLRKYGGFVPGIRPGKHTADYLDHVLTRVTAIGGLYLVFICLLPEFMISQYSLPFYFGGTSLLIVVTVTMDTVAQVHSHMIAHQYEGLIKKAKLRGTGRRGR from the coding sequence ATGACGTCTGCCATTGAACAACTGGCGAAAAACGCAAACTGGGGTGCTTTTTCCAAGGCCACGGAGCTGAAACAGCGTATTATGTTCGTGCTGGGGGCGCTTCTGGTTTACCGCCTCGGGACCTATATTCCCGTGCCGGGAATCGATCCCGTGATCTGGGAGGAAATCTATTCCCAAAAAGGCGGCGGCATTCTGGATATGTTCAACATGTTTTCCGGCGGGGCGTTGCAGCGCATGACGATCTTTGCGCTGAACATCATGCCTTATATTTCGGCCTCCATTATTATGCAGCTTGGGACGGCGATGTCGCCCAAACTCGAAGCGCTCAAAAAAGAAGGCGAGAGCGGACGGGTCAAGATTAACCAGTACACGCGTTTCCTGACGGTTATTCTGGCAGCCATCCAGTCTTATGGCCTGGCGGTCGGCCTGGAAGGCATGCAAAGCTCTTCCGGCGCGGCCGTGATCGATCCGGGCATCTTCTTCCGTCTTTCAACCGTTATAACGATTGTCGGCGGAACGGTCTTCCTGATGTGGCTGGGCGAACAAATTACGCAGCGCGGGGTCGGGAACGGCATCTCCCTGATTATCTTCGCGGGGATCGTGGCCGGTATGCCGCGCGCTATCGGCTCGACTCTGGAACTGGGCCGTCAGGGGCAGTTTAATTTGCTGGAACTCCTTTTCCTTGTGGGCATGGTTATCGGCGCCATTTCATTGATCGTCTTTATGGAGCGGGCCCAGCGCCGCGTGGTGGTGCAGTATCCCAAGCGCCAGATGGGCAACCAGATGCAGATGGGGCAGCAAAACCATATTCCGCTCAAACTGAATACGTCCGGCGTTATTCCGCCCATTTTTGCTTCTTCCCTGCTGCTTTTGCCTTTGACCATCGTGGGCTTTACCGGCACGGAAGGGGGCGATATTACCGCCACGATCGCCCGTTTTTTACAGCACGGGCAGCCGGTCTATATGCTGCTTTACGGCGGCCTGATCCTGTTTTTTGCATTTTTCTACACGGCGATCGTTTTCAATCCGGAAGAAAATGCGGAGATGCTGCGTAAATACGGCGGTTTTGTCCCCGGCATCCGCCCCGGAAAACATACGGCGGATTACCTGGACCATGTTTTAACGCGGGTGACGGCTATTGGCGGGTTATACCTTGTCTTTATCTGCCTGCTGCCGGAATTTATGATTTCGCAATACAGCCTGCCCTTTTATTTCGGCGGCACCTCCTTGCTCATTGTGGTGACGGTGACGATGGATACGGTCGCGCAGGTGCACTCGCACATGATTGCGCACCAATATGAAGGGCTGATTAAAAAAGCAAAACTCAGAGGAACAGGGAGACGCGGACGATGA
- a CDS encoding DNA-directed RNA polymerase subunit alpha, whose product MIQKNWQELIKPSKIDINHGADSKVSGKIVAEPLERGFGLTLGNALRRILLSSLQGAAVTAIQIEGVLHEFSSIEGVREDITDIILNVKAIAVRMHVEGPKKMRLSVEGPCEVTAGMIEAGADIEIMNPELVICTLDKGAKLNMEMTVNTGKGYRPAAQNRPEESPVGLIPVDSVFSPVRKVTYEVEDTRVGQITDYDKLTLQIETNGVISPEDAVAFASRIMQDQLQVFVNFDEPKGEVHQEEEDELPFNKNLLRKVDELELSVRSANCLKNDNILYIGDLVKRSESDMLRTPNFGRKSLNEIKEVLTAMGVHLGMQVEGWPPENIEELAKKLDDPFNS is encoded by the coding sequence TTGATACAGAAAAACTGGCAGGAACTCATTAAACCGTCCAAAATCGATATCAATCACGGGGCCGATTCAAAAGTAAGCGGAAAAATCGTCGCGGAACCGCTGGAGCGCGGGTTTGGCCTCACGCTCGGAAACGCGCTGCGCCGTATTTTGCTTTCCTCCCTGCAAGGGGCGGCCGTAACGGCGATCCAGATTGAAGGCGTGTTGCATGAATTCTCTTCGATTGAAGGGGTTCGCGAAGACATCACGGACATTATTCTGAACGTAAAGGCCATCGCCGTGCGCATGCATGTGGAAGGACCGAAGAAAATGCGCCTGTCCGTCGAAGGCCCTTGCGAAGTCACGGCCGGTATGATTGAAGCCGGCGCGGATATCGAAATCATGAACCCCGAGCTGGTTATCTGCACGCTGGATAAAGGGGCAAAACTCAACATGGAAATGACGGTGAATACAGGGAAGGGGTACCGTCCGGCGGCGCAAAACCGTCCGGAAGAGTCCCCTGTCGGCCTGATCCCCGTCGATTCCGTTTTCTCGCCGGTGCGTAAAGTCACCTATGAAGTCGAAGATACGCGGGTCGGACAAATCACGGACTACGATAAACTGACGCTGCAGATCGAAACCAACGGCGTTATTTCGCCCGAAGATGCGGTGGCTTTTGCCTCCCGCATTATGCAGGACCAGCTTCAGGTCTTTGTAAACTTCGACGAGCCCAAAGGCGAAGTGCATCAGGAAGAAGAAGACGAACTGCCGTTCAACAAAAACCTTCTGCGGAAAGTGGACGAACTGGAACTGTCCGTCCGCAGCGCCAATTGCCTGAAAAACGACAATATCCTTTATATCGGCGATCTGGTGAAGCGCAGCGAAAGCGATATGCTCCGCACGCCGAATTTTGGACGGAAATCTCTGAACGAGATCAAGGAAGTTCTGACCGCGATGGGCGTTCATCTGGGCATGCAGGTCGAAGGATGGCCGCCCGAGAATATCGAAGAACTGGCCAAAAAACTGGATGACCCCTTTAACTCCTAA
- a CDS encoding 50S ribosomal protein L15, producing the protein MKLNELKPNKGATPAGKRVGRGIGSGKGKTCGSGQKGQKSRSGVAIKGFEGGQMPLYQRLPKRGFKNKFARSYTELTLARLQAALDKKLVDAKDTLDEDALVKAKIIRRKKDGVRLLAKGELKTKVNLKLSGATKGAIEAVEKAGGKVEIIQIEVAPIARKKAS; encoded by the coding sequence ATGAAACTGAATGAATTAAAACCGAATAAAGGGGCAACGCCTGCAGGAAAACGTGTCGGGCGCGGTATTGGCTCCGGTAAAGGGAAAACCTGCGGGTCCGGCCAAAAAGGTCAGAAATCCCGCTCCGGCGTGGCCATCAAAGGCTTTGAAGGCGGGCAGATGCCCCTCTACCAGCGTTTGCCCAAACGCGGATTTAAAAACAAATTTGCCAGATCCTATACGGAACTGACGCTCGCGAGGCTGCAGGCGGCGCTGGATAAAAAGCTGGTCGATGCCAAGGACACGCTCGATGAAGACGCCTTGGTGAAAGCGAAAATTATCCGCCGCAAAAAAGACGGCGTGCGGCTTCTGGCCAAAGGTGAGCTGAAAACCAAGGTGAATCTGAAGCTTTCCGGCGCCACCAAGGGCGCCATCGAAGCCGTTGAAAAAGCGGGCGGAAAGGTCGAGATCATTCAAATCGAAGTCGCGCCGATCGCGCGTAAAAAAGCCTCCTAG
- the panB gene encoding 3-methyl-2-oxobutanoate hydroxymethyltransferase — MAEKWFTRQFKLWLCGSMTRKSITQIIQNKGERTPLVCLTAYTAPMAQLLDPHCDVLLVGDSMAMVLYGMDSTLGADMEMMIRHGAAVVRASTQACVVVDMPFGSYQESREAAFRNAARLLKETGCAGVKLEGGTEMSKTVSYLAQRGIPVMGHIGLQPQSVHTLGGYQARGHEDSEAKKILKDGQDIAAAGAFSIVLEGIAEPLAAAITAAVPVPTIGIGASAACDGQILVTEDMLGLTAGGKKPKFVKSYADLSPVMEESVKQYAQEVRRRKFPSADYVYAQRKVA; from the coding sequence ATGGCAGAAAAATGGTTTACACGGCAATTCAAGCTGTGGTTATGTGGCTCTATGACAAGAAAGAGCATTACGCAAATTATCCAAAACAAGGGCGAACGGACCCCTCTCGTCTGCCTGACGGCCTATACGGCGCCAATGGCGCAATTGCTGGACCCGCATTGTGACGTTCTCCTCGTGGGCGACAGCATGGCCATGGTGCTTTACGGCATGGACTCCACGCTCGGCGCGGATATGGAGATGATGATCCGCCATGGCGCCGCCGTTGTGCGGGCGAGCACACAGGCCTGCGTTGTCGTGGATATGCCCTTCGGCTCCTATCAGGAAAGCAGGGAAGCGGCCTTCCGCAATGCCGCCCGCCTTTTAAAGGAAACGGGATGCGCCGGCGTCAAGCTTGAGGGCGGCACGGAAATGAGCAAGACGGTTTCCTATCTGGCGCAGCGCGGAATTCCTGTGATGGGGCATATAGGCCTGCAGCCGCAAAGCGTTCATACGCTGGGGGGGTACCAGGCGCGGGGGCACGAAGACTCCGAAGCCAAAAAGATTCTGAAAGACGGACAGGATATCGCAGCGGCCGGGGCTTTTTCGATCGTCCTTGAAGGTATCGCCGAACCGCTGGCCGCCGCCATTACTGCGGCAGTGCCTGTTCCCACCATCGGCATCGGCGCCAGCGCCGCGTGCGACGGGCAAATTCTTGTTACGGAAGATATGCTCGGCCTGACGGCGGGCGGCAAGAAACCGAAATTCGTCAAAAGCTATGCCGATCTTTCCCCCGTGATGGAAGAGTCCGTCAAACAATACGCGCAGGAAGTGCGCCGGCGCAAATTTCCTTCTGCGGATTACGTTTACGCGCAGCGGAAAGTCGCCTGA
- the rpsK gene encoding 30S ribosomal protein S11, translating into MAKPAVKKPGKKVKKNITSGRVHVVSTFNNTIITITDDQGNTVSWSSAGMMGFKGSRKSTPFAAQVAAEDAGRKAQEHGMKELDVQVKGPGSGRESALRALNSIGFIIRSIKDITPIPHNGCRPRKRRRV; encoded by the coding sequence ATGGCAAAACCAGCAGTAAAAAAACCGGGTAAGAAGGTTAAAAAGAATATCACGTCCGGCAGGGTGCACGTGGTTTCGACCTTCAACAATACGATCATTACGATTACGGATGATCAGGGCAATACCGTGTCGTGGTCTTCCGCCGGCATGATGGGCTTTAAAGGGTCGCGGAAATCCACGCCTTTTGCCGCTCAGGTGGCCGCAGAAGATGCAGGCCGCAAAGCACAGGAACACGGGATGAAAGAACTGGACGTCCAGGTGAAGGGACCGGGATCCGGACGTGAATCGGCCTTGCGTGCTTTGAACTCGATCGGCTTTATCATTCGTTCCATTAAAGATATTACGCCGATCCCGCACAACGGATGCCGTCCGCGGAAAAGACGCCGCGTTTAA